The window TTATTACTAACATTATTTTTTGTGTTATTTGATTATTATACTATCGAATTGAAGTTTTTATATTTTGAGTTTTTAATAATTATTTATTTTTTGATAAAAAAATTTACCAGATATAGTCTAAATTAAGATGCAACTTTTTCATATTTTATATACTTAGCTTTTTTAAAGATAGCGGTATTGTAAGAATTCTAACTTTAAATAAACTAAATTAACAGTAGAAGCGGAATCAGAACGTTAAATAAATATTCTATTTTAATGAAAAAGTAGGGTTCAGTCAATATGTTTTTGCGGTTTAGTTTTTTGAGAGGGGTGTGGGGGGAGAGAAACAGATATGGTATTTAAAAAAGATAACTTAGCCTTTTGGAGATGAGAAAAATAAAAAGGGTTTGTTACAGGGATTTTAAGGAGTAAAAAAGAGCTGTTATAGGGGTTGAAAGAACCTAACTTTAAAAAGACATATAAAACCATTAGGGATTAGTAGAAATTACGGAAAGTTACGATATTTATTTTAATAAAGATTGAATGGTCAATAAAAAGAGGGCTAAAAGGTTACGATTTAGGGGTATAAAAAAGGGACTATTGGAATAAGATATTTTTATCACAAATTTATCACAATCGCTCAGAATCCGAAGACACTAATACAGCATTAAGATCTGAAAGTCATTGATATTAAATGGTGCCGGAGGCCAGACTCGAACCGGCACATTCCTCTGGCCACGGGATTTTGAGAGCAAAATTTGTAATTTTTATAAGGGCCTGATTTCAGGCTGGTTTCCCTTTTTCAATTAAAAATCAAACACTTAAATCCATTCCAATAATTTTATCCTTTTCAGTATTTTCGATACTTTTTGATATTTTTTAGCACAAATTCAACACAATACTATAAAAAACTATTGACATTTTTTTTATTTATGTTATAAAAATCATGGGTTTGATTCCTTTATGGAATCATTTCATAAAAGCAGGGTGGTAGCCAGTTCACACTGCTTTTTTATTATTTTTAATCTTTCTTTAAAATTTGTATAAATCTTAATTGAAAATTAAATTGTGATAATCTATAACTATTTCTATATCAATTACTTACATATTTTATGATTATAGCATACCTACCCTCAGAAACTTGTCAAGTTAATTTATATTATTGCTTTCGAAGATTATCTTAAAGTGAGAACATTATGAAAATGCTACTTACATCTGTTTTTGGCCCATTTGGTGTTAATGATCAATATGGTGAAAAAGAAAATAAAATGGAGTTATTCCATAATCAGGTAACGCGAGAACAAGGCATCTTTTCGTATAGATTTAACCATGCCAGTCACGGCTTGTATTTTCTCGCAGAAAATATAGACGTTCCAACTGCGGTGTTGGATTTTCCAACGCTAAGACGCTTTAAAAAGGAATTGGAAAAAGGGTATGATTATATAGGCATAAGCTTTATTATACCGACTTTTGAAAAAGCCAAAAAGATGGCGGAACTTGTTCGACAAATTTCACCCGATTCAAAAATTGTATTAGGCGGTCATGGCGTTAATATACCAAATATTGAAAATATGATCGAGCATGATTTTATCTGTCACGGGGATGGCATTAGCTTTTTGAGGGATCTTTTTAACGAAGATCAGAATAAACCCATAAAACACCCCCAATCATATAGCTCATTCAATCGTGAAGTTATGGGAGTACCCTGGGCATCAAATAGTGGTATTTTAATAACCGGGGTTGGATGTCCAAATAAATGCCGTTTTTGCGCTACGTCTCATTTTTTTGGCGGTTACATTTCATATTTAAAAACAGGGAAAGAAATTTTTGATGTTTGTTGCGAATATGAAGACAAAATTGGCATAACTAATTTTGGAGTTCTGGATGAAAACTTTCTAAAAGCCAAGGATCGTGCACTTGAACTATTAGAGATAATGGAGCGGGAAGAACGCTATTTTACATTTGCTATTTTCAGTTCAGCAGAAACTTTAATTGATATCGGAGATCCCGATATACTTGTGCGGCTAGGGGTTGATTTTATTTGGATTGGGGTTGAATCCAAAAAGGAAATATATGAAAAAAACAAAGGAGTAGAGTTTCATCACCTTTTCAAAGAACTTAAGAGAAGAGGCATTTCAATTATGACTTCTTCCATCCTTTTCCTGGAAGACCATGATAAGGAAACGATTTGGGATGATATAAAATTTGCAACGTCCTTAAATGCAGACTATCTTCAGTTTATGCAGCTGGGGCCAGTCCCGGGGACGGCACTTTATGAAAATTATAAAGAGGAAGGGAAAATCCTTGCTGATATTCCGTTTCTTGCTCAACATGGGCAAAAAAATATTTGGTTTCATCATGAACACTTCACTCCGGATGAATCAAATGAATTTCTGAAGAAGGCTTTTATTTATGACTACCAAAAGAACGGTCCATCTTTACTTCGGGCAATACAGACATCACTCCAGGGGTATGAATATTGCGTTAATCATCCAGATCCAAAAATAAAACAACGGGCTGGTAAATTTAAATCAATGCTGGAAGTGATGCGATATTTTCGTTTTAGTTCGAGAATATTTTGTCAAAATGATGCTGCAAAAAATATGCTTACTGAGATTAGAAAAAATTACGACAGACTTCTAGGCAAAAGTACCCTTAAGACATTTGTTTTATCGCTGATATTTCTTCTGTTTTCTATTAAAGAGTATTTGAAAATTACTTTTCATACAGATGTAAGACAACCAAAAACATTATATAAGAAAATAAATAAAGGCGTATTGCAATCTGCAGAACCGCTGCACCTGACCGCAATAACGTTCCGCGCCATGGCGGCAGGTGAGCTTGCTACAGGTTGCAGAAAGATAAAGTAGGAACATCATGGATATTCAGACACTAACAAAATTCTTTATGTGGTGTACAATCATAAATGGAGCCCTGTTGGTCCTCTGGACCACAATGTGTATATTAGCCCCGGATTTGGTGTACCGTACGCAAAGCAAATGGTTTCCCATTCCCCGAGAAACCTTCAACGTGGTCATTTAGTCGTTCCTCGGGTTGTTCAAAATCGTCTTTCTGGTTGACCTTGCCCCTGAAAACTGGTCCAGTCGTAATTAGAGGATTTATGCTATAATAGGGCTCAAAAGAGGGGGTGTTTTCATGAAGAAGAGGTACGCCGGGAAAAGAAAAAAATATCCTCATCTTTTTGAGGAACCCAAAGATTAATTTTGATGATCTAAAAATGGTTTCTATATTACTTACCTGACAAATCCCTTTAAATCCAAAAACTTTTTTCTAATGGTTATAGTTTTGGTTATAATCAGGAAAAAGGAAGGTTTTTGACATCACATCAAAAGTTGTAAGTTATTGAAAAGAGTTGGTGCCGGAGGCCGGACTCGAACCGGCATGGCCCGAAGGCCACGGGATTTTGAGACCCGCGCGTCTACCAATTTCGCCACTCCGGCCAAAAAGCGTGATTTTAAAATACTAAAGAAAGAGAGGCAAGTCAAGTTAAAATCTTTTTGACAACCCATGGTATATATGTTATTAATTATTTTATAATTAAATACTTAAATCCTTTTTAGGAGGGTATATGGAAGAAGAAAAAAAGAAAGAAGAGAAGAAGAAAGAAGAGAAGAAGGGGAAATGGGATTCAATCGTAGGCTCAACCAAAAAATATGTAACTCTGGCAAAGGAAGAGTTGATTCGGTCTTCCAAGATCGGAAAGATAAGACTGGATATGACAAGGATAAAAAAACAGAGGGCAAAAAAGTTTCAGGAATTAGGGGAGCGCTGCTATCAGCTGATATTAGAGGGAAAGATAGATGTCGAAGGCTCAGATTCCCTTAAGACGGAGTTAGATGAGCTTGATGCCCAGATTCAGGGGAAGGAAGCGGAGATAAAAGAGATTCAGGAGCTGAGCAAAAAGGAATCAGAGAAAGGGAAATAGAAAAGGGGGGCTGTGGCGCAGTTGGGAGCGCGCATGACTGGCAGTCATGAGGTCACGGGTTCGATCCCCGTCAGCTCCACCAGATAATTCAAGGGGTTAGCTAAATCGGTTAATCCCTTTTTTGTTGGATTTTGTTGGAGTGTATATTTTTTATATTGTTGATTCTGTTTTGATGATTCGATTAATGAAGAGATTGTTCTTTTTATGTGATAAGGGGGTTATTGATAAATTCCTCTTACCATCTTTTTCACCTCCTTTCTTTCTAAATGTTTAAGTGCCAAGTAAAGGAATAAGGGGATTTCTAAATATTCTTGATAAAGTCCATTATATTATAAACTGGCTTCACCTTATATAAAGCCTCAACATATTAACTCATAAACCATCCTAAAAAGTAATGGCATCCTCGCCCCTTTCACCTGTTCTTATTCTTACTGCATCATCTATCGAAGATATAAATATCTTGCCAGCTCCAGTGTAGCCTGTTTGAGCATAATCTACAATCGCTTTCACAACCTCCTCGGCTGAACTATCAGAAACAACAGTCTCTAACTTTATCTTGGGTAAAAAACCTGAGACATACTGTGCCCCTATCTCTATTTCTGGATGACCCTTTTGATACCCAAAGCCCTTTACCTCGCTCACGGTCACTCCCCCTATACCTATCTCAATCAGTCTATCCTTTACATCTTCCAATTTTGAGTTATTGATGATTGCTTCTATCTTTTTCATTTTTTCACCCCCCTTCCTTTTCTAATTTTTAAAAGAAAGCATTTGATTTTGTTTCTTTTTCTAAATCGAAAAAGAGAAATTTCCCATCTTTGTATTGGGCAATTTTTCTGTAGTCTGTCTCTTCTTTTATGATAAATACTGCAAGGATGTCTCTCTTAAGTTCTATCTCTTGTATATGTTCTTTTATGGCTTCTGTCACCTCTTCTGTTAAATCGAGAAAGGTCTTTTCTATAATTTTCTTTTTCAACTTTAAGTAAGATTTCTTTTTGATGATAAAAGTGATTCCAACAAGGGAATGAGGATACTCTATAGTGCATAGATCGATAAATTTTACCAGTTTATATTCGTCCGACTGTATTCCTTCCTTTTTGAATTCTATTTCTGTAATAAGTAAAATCCAATTGAGTTTTGGTATTATGGATGGGTCTAAATATTTTATTAAATCAGATTCTTTCTGTTCTGTGGCTGATAAATGTGTTGTATATAAAGAAAATATAACAAGCAGGAACAGTGTGATTTTTTTCATTTATTCACCATTGAATCCCTTCTGAGCTTAAAGTATCCTGTGCTGGCTTAAAGCCCATTCTTGCAGCTTTTTTATAGTCTTCAATAGCCTTTTTAATATTGCCAAGCTGATGATATGCAGTTCCTCTGTTATAATAAGCTGTTGCTAAGTCAGGTTCCAGTATGATCAATTTATTATAATCCTTAATCGCCTTTTCATATTTACCGATATGATGATACGCTGCACCTCGATTATTGTAAGCCATTGCTAAGTTAGGATTGAGTTCTATGGCATTATCATAATCTTTGATAGCCTGCTCCAGATTGCCGATCCTTCTGTGTGCAAGACCCCTATTATTATAAGCAGTTGCTAGTTGAGGGTCGATTTCTAAGGCTTTATTAAATTCTTTGAGAGCTTCTTGATAATTCCCAAGATTCAAATAAGCAGCTCCTCGATTGGTATATGCCATTGCGAATTTTGTGTCTAATTCTATAGCCTTTTCAGCATCTATTAAGGCCAGCTGATAATTTTCAAGGCTCAGATAAGAAGCCGCTCTATTGTTATAGGCTAATGCAAGTTTCGGGTTAAGCTTTATGGCTTTATCAAAATTCTTGATGGCCTCTTGATAATTGCCGAGTTTTCTATAGGCAGCTCCGCGATTATTAAAGACTATTGATAATTCAGGATTCAACTCTATGGCTTTGTTATAGTCCTCTATAGCTTTTTGATAATTACCAATGCCTCTATAGGCTTCCCCTCTGTTGTTATAGGCCATTACGAATTTCGGGTCGAGTTCTATCGTTTTTGTATAAGCCTTTATTGCCTCATCAAAATTCCCAGATTTATGAAATGTAGTGCCTCTTTCAAACCAGTCTTTTGCACTTAATTCCTTTTCAGTCTTATTACCTTTAAGATGAGTATATTTTTTCTTAGAAGGGAGCGAATCTGCAAATGTCGCAGAAGGAATGAATGTTAAGGAGATTAAAACAACTGCTACTAATAACCTTTTCATTTTCTTAACCTCTTTTTCATTTCTAAACACTCAAGAGCCAAGTAAAGAAAAGAAGGTATTTCTCTGACGCCTCGCTCCCATCTGCTTATCGTCGTAACATCCACGCCTAAAGCTCCTGCCAATTCTGCTTGAGGGTAGTAATTCTTCTTTCTCCATCTTTTTAGTTGGTTTGGTGTCATAAGTATAATATTGGCCATTGGCCTATAATAGTCAAGTTTTTTTAAAATAATTTTTACTGCGCAATTTAGAACACATACATTGAAAACTTATTGATTATAAGTATATTATATTAAGTGTTATAGGGTTTGTTAATTTAAGTTAATCTAAAGGTAATAGAAACCCCCTTTTTATTTTTTCGTAAGCAAAGAGAAGATGAAGTCTTAAAAACTAATAAAATAAAAGTTGACAAATATAGTCAACTATGTTAATCAAAATTTCAACATCCATGAATGGTTTCCTCTTCCCCTCCCACTTCCTTCCCAAAAAGAGGAAACCATTTTTTTTAAGAAAAAAATAAAATGACTTTATATAAATGCAAATTTAAATTTGTTATCTGGTTCGCTGCTTACTAATATTATATTTATTGAAATTTACTTCTTATAAATTTAATTAAATGAAAATAATACAAAAAATGGAAAGACGACGAGTATTGAGAACAGTTGTAAAAAATATCTATATTGATATATATTCTCAAACGGAACCAGATCGGGTAGAAGTAATAGGAAAAATCTATGATATTTCTCCGTTAGGAGCAAAATTTATTTCTCACAGACCTTTTACTATTGGTTCGAAAATTCATTTAAATATTCTATCAATAAACCATATTCCACCAATCGACATTTCTGGTAGGGTAGTTCACTGTGAACAGAAAGATAATGTTGAGTTTTACACTGCTGTAGAATTTAAAGAAGATTATAAATAGCAATTTAGTTTCTGACCTCCTTTTTCTTTTTTCGTAAGCAGAGGTGGATTATTGAGTTTTATCAATGACGGTTATCTCCCCTCCCCCACTGTGCCCTAATTGTGCACCTGACAAGAGCAAACATTAGCTAACAAGGGAGAAGAAAAGAGTCTAAACTTTTTAGAACTGGCAGTCATGAGGTCACGGGTTCGATCCCCGTCAGCTCCACCAGATAATTCAAGGGGTTAGCCAAATCGGTTAATCCCTTTTTTGTTGGCTTTTGTTGGATTGTATATTTTTTATATCGCTGATTCTGTTTTGATGATTCGATTAATGAAGAGATTGTTCTTTTTATGTGATAAGGGGGTTATTGATATTTTCCATAGACGAAAAGGGTATGAAATTATAATCCTCAAGTTCTGTTGGTTTTGTTACTTTAGGTTCTGCATATATTCCAAATCTAAAAAAGGTTTCCTGAATCTCTTTTATCGTTTTATCTTTAAAACCTCTTCTTCTCATTATTTTTTCAGGTTTGACTCTTCACCCGATAATTTATACCGATAATCAAAAGGTTGCATTCTCAAATATCTTTTCTGGGCTTCAATCAATTCTGGTTTCCCCCCCTGTATTTCCATTCTCGCAACATAGATCGCATCGACCATCGCTATGCTTTTGTTTCTATAATCAATATAAAATTCATTCATTGCATTTACAAATTGTTCCGCAGAGATTCGCCATATTCCCAATTTTTCACTATTATGATTAAAGATCTTATCCTCTAACTCGTTATAATCATCAGCTGTTTTAAGGCTCGGCTTTATATCAGGTAGACTATAATTAATGATGGCTGAGTTTGCTCCAGCAATAAAACCATTCACCCAAAGAATTCTATGAGCACCTGAGAGGTTAAACCAGTCTCTGCAATTGAGTCCGCGGGGAGATGTATTTTCTCCCCATGCAACTTTGGTCATCAATATGAGAATAATTATCACAAATGTTAACTTTTTCATTTTTTCATCCTCTCATTTTATTTAAGTTCTTGTTCTATTCTGTTAAGCAAATTTTTTAATATCTTACTTGGTTTTCTCATTCCATTCTCAAGATAAATAACATACCTTTGAGACACTCCTATAAGTTCAGCAAAAGACTTTAATGTGAGATTGTGCCCTTTTCTTAATTTTTTTATCGCTTTTGGGTTCCAATCTTTCATACCCTTCTTATGCTGAACTTTGTTCACTTTGTCAATGATCTTTTGCAGTACAACTTGGAGCAAACCATATAATAACTTTTTGATTTTTCTAATTCTTGTGATATATTTTTTAAATAACGATTAAACTTAGAATGGGAGTTTACCAATGAAAGATATAACAAGAGAAATTACGCTTGAACTGGTAAGAGTAACAGAGGCCGCAGCTCTAAAGGCCAGTCGTTGGATGGGAAAGGGTGATCCAAAAGCAGCTGACAAGGCTGCAACAGATGCAATGAGAGGAATGCTGGATTTGATTGATATAAGAGGAACGGTTGTTATTGGAGAGGGGGAAAAAGACCAGGCTCCCATGCTCTATATTGGTGAAAAGGTTGGGGGAGGAGGTAAAGACTCCCCAGAGGTCGATATTGCTGTTGATCCTTTAGATGGTACAAATTTGACTGCCAAGGGAATGCCCTATGCGATATCTGTTTTCGCGGCCGGGAACCATGGAACCATGAAGTCGTTTCCAAGTTTCTATGCGGATAAGATTGCAGTTGGACCGAGGGCTAAGGGCTGTATTGATATTAATGACACAGTGGAGAATAACCTGAAGAGGGTTGCCAAAGCCTATGAGTGTAAGGTTGTTGATTTAACAGCCATCCTACTTGATAGACCTAGGCATAATGACATCATTTCTCAAATAAGAAAGCTGGGAGCGCGAATTAAACTGATAACAGATGGAGACGTGGCTGCTGCAATTGCCACTGCCATGGAAGATTCGCCGGTCAATATCTTATTTGGGATCGGCGGAGCCCCTGAAGGCGTGGTTGCTGCTGCTGGTTTGAAGTGTCTCGGCGGAGAAATGCAGGTTAAGATGTGTGCAAGGGATGATGAGGAAAAGAGAAAGTTATTAGAACAGGGGTGTGAAGAAAAGGACTTTGAGACAGTCTATACAACTGAAGATTTAGTAAAAGGAGATAGTATTATCTTTGCTGCGACGGGTGTTACAGGTGGAGATTTCCTCCCAGGGGTTCGCTATGAGGGAAATAGGGCGATTACCCATTCAGTGGTGATGCGGGCAAAAACAAGAACAGTCAGACATATCAAGGCTTATCACCATCTCGATATCAAGACCATCCCTTCAAGGGGAGCGAGAAAAGAGGTAGAAATATAGACTCCGATCATCCCATCTTCTATCATCTATTTAAAACTCTTTTATTCTTTCAACCATCTTCTCAATCTATTTTTATAAGCCTGTGATAATTCAGCGTCTTTGATATAGAGAAGATGAAGGAATGCAGAGTTCAAAAAATAGTTGACAATTCCATTCACTAGTGATAGTTTCTGATTGGGGAAAGTTCCTGTAACATATTTATAAATTGTCATTTATAGATTTTATCTTATAAACTTTTAGGTATTTTTTTAAATGGCAAATAATGACTTCAGGGATGTTGAACATAGAAAATTTACCAGGATTCAATATCCGCTAATGGTTAAATACAGGATAATAGGGGGTGGAGATAAAGGGAGGATTTCCAGAACCATTGAAGGCCAGACTAAAGACGTCTCGCTTGGAGGGATGTGTTTACAGACCAATATATTAGAGATAAACGGGCTTCATATATATATTGACACAAATAACATCTATCAGAATCTATTGGCACTTGAAATTGACCTTCCCTTTTGTGATAAAAAGATAAAGACAGTGGGAAAAGTTGCATGGTATAATCTTTCTACGAGAAGAAGAAAATATCAATATGATGTGGGGATTACATTTTTAGAGATGAGCAATAAGGATGAAAAGAATCTGAGTAGATTTTTGAATAAATCGTCAAATACGAAAAAAAAGATTTAATTTTTTAGAAATAATATGCTACAAGCCGTTATCTTCAATTTAAACTCACTTCAATTAAAGCTTCAGGGCAAACTTAAGGATATTGGAGAGGGTGCATCTTCCCTGGATATGAATAACAGCTTCTTTAACCAGATAAAACCCTATATCGGTCAAATACTCCTTGGGGCATGCGTAGGTTTCATTGCTGGTTATACCTTCAAGAAGGTGGCTCGCTCTCTGGCGATCTTGATTATAGCCTTAAGTGCCATCCTGTTTCTATTGATAAATTATACTGATATGA is drawn from Nitrospinota bacterium and contains these coding sequences:
- a CDS encoding P-II family nitrogen regulator; its protein translation is MKKIEAIINNSKLEDVKDRLIEIGIGGVTVSEVKGFGYQKGHPEIEIGAQYVSGFLPKIKLETVVSDSSAEEVVKAIVDYAQTGYTGAGKIFISSIDDAVRIRTGERGEDAITF
- a CDS encoding PilZ domain-containing protein; the encoded protein is MANNDFRDVEHRKFTRIQYPLMVKYRIIGGGDKGRISRTIEGQTKDVSLGGMCLQTNILEINGLHIYIDTNNIYQNLLALEIDLPFCDKKIKTVGKVAWYNLSTRRRKYQYDVGITFLEMSNKDEKNLSRFLNKSSNTKKKI
- a CDS encoding helix-turn-helix transcriptional regulator, with protein sequence MANIILMTPNQLKRWRKKNYYPQAELAGALGVDVTTISRWERGVREIPSFLYLALECLEMKKRLRK
- a CDS encoding tetratricopeptide repeat protein; this encodes MKRLLVAVVLISLTFIPSATFADSLPSKKKYTHLKGNKTEKELSAKDWFERGTTFHKSGNFDEAIKAYTKTIELDPKFVMAYNNRGEAYRGIGNYQKAIEDYNKAIELNPELSIVFNNRGAAYRKLGNYQEAIKNFDKAIKLNPKLALAYNNRAASYLSLENYQLALIDAEKAIELDTKFAMAYTNRGAAYLNLGNYQEALKEFNKALEIDPQLATAYNNRGLAHRRIGNLEQAIKDYDNAIELNPNLAMAYNNRGAAYHHIGKYEKAIKDYNKLIILEPDLATAYYNRGTAYHQLGNIKKAIEDYKKAARMGFKPAQDTLSSEGIQW
- a CDS encoding FUN14 domain-containing protein → MLQAVIFNLNSLQLKLQGKLKDIGEGASSLDMNNSFFNQIKPYIGQILLGACVGFIAGYTFKKVARSLAILIIALSAILFLLINYTDMINIDFLTIKRIGISAKDMALQHKGTIIHKIKDFSFTNVPFVSGFLVGFYGGLKMASKK
- the glpX gene encoding class II fructose-bisphosphatase yields the protein MKDITREITLELVRVTEAAALKASRWMGKGDPKAADKAATDAMRGMLDLIDIRGTVVIGEGEKDQAPMLYIGEKVGGGGKDSPEVDIAVDPLDGTNLTAKGMPYAISVFAAGNHGTMKSFPSFYADKIAVGPRAKGCIDINDTVENNLKRVAKAYECKVVDLTAILLDRPRHNDIISQIRKLGARIKLITDGDVAAAIATAMEDSPVNILFGIGGAPEGVVAAAGLKCLGGEMQVKMCARDDEEKRKLLEQGCEEKDFETVYTTEDLVKGDSIIFAATGVTGGDFLPGVRYEGNRAITHSVVMRAKTRTVRHIKAYHHLDIKTIPSRGARKEVEI
- a CDS encoding PilZ domain-containing protein, giving the protein MERRRVLRTVVKNIYIDIYSQTEPDRVEVIGKIYDISPLGAKFISHRPFTIGSKIHLNILSINHIPPIDISGRVVHCEQKDNVEFYTAVEFKEDYK
- a CDS encoding helix-turn-helix transcriptional regulator — encoded protein: MKDWNPKAIKKLRKGHNLTLKSFAELIGVSQRYVIYLENGMRKPSKILKNLLNRIEQELK
- a CDS encoding B12-binding domain-containing radical SAM protein, which codes for MKMLLTSVFGPFGVNDQYGEKENKMELFHNQVTREQGIFSYRFNHASHGLYFLAENIDVPTAVLDFPTLRRFKKELEKGYDYIGISFIIPTFEKAKKMAELVRQISPDSKIVLGGHGVNIPNIENMIEHDFICHGDGISFLRDLFNEDQNKPIKHPQSYSSFNREVMGVPWASNSGILITGVGCPNKCRFCATSHFFGGYISYLKTGKEIFDVCCEYEDKIGITNFGVLDENFLKAKDRALELLEIMEREERYFTFAIFSSAETLIDIGDPDILVRLGVDFIWIGVESKKEIYEKNKGVEFHHLFKELKRRGISIMTSSILFLEDHDKETIWDDIKFATSLNADYLQFMQLGPVPGTALYENYKEEGKILADIPFLAQHGQKNIWFHHEHFTPDESNEFLKKAFIYDYQKNGPSLLRAIQTSLQGYEYCVNHPDPKIKQRAGKFKSMLEVMRYFRFSSRIFCQNDAAKNMLTEIRKNYDRLLGKSTLKTFVLSLIFLLFSIKEYLKITFHTDVRQPKTLYKKINKGVLQSAEPLHLTAITFRAMAAGELATGCRKIK